A genome region from Clostridium pasteurianum includes the following:
- a CDS encoding 6-phospho-beta-glucosidase, which yields MSFRKDFLWGGATAANQFEGAYLEDGKGLSTADIMTNGSHTSSRRITYTMPDGTKKSQSTFPFKSIPDGAVLECHEGEYYPSHQAIDFYHHYKEDIALFAEMGFNCFRLSINWARIFPNGDDEVPNEKGLQFYDNVFDELLKYNIEPVVTISHYETPLGLTNKYGGWLDRKVIDFYVRYCETIFNRYKNKVKYWMTFNEINIIDFMPTFGAGLIKDDAKSKAQAVYHQFLASAKVVKLGHKINPDFQIGMMTAYGSTYALTCNPEDELKLMKADQERHFFSDVQCRGFYPQYKLKEYERLGIKLEKQDGDDELLRTGTVDYIGFSYYSSSVVTTDKSKTVTDGNMSTSVLNPYLKATDWGWQIDPVGLRLALNRLQERYNLPLFVVENGMGALDKVEEDGSIHDDYRIDYLAKHIEAMKKAVEEDGVDLMGYTPWGCIDLVSAGTGEMRKRYGFIYVDKNDDGNGPLTRSRKDSFYWYKKVIETNGENLEY from the coding sequence ATGAGTTTTAGAAAAGATTTTTTATGGGGCGGTGCTACAGCTGCTAATCAATTTGAAGGTGCATACTTAGAGGATGGTAAAGGATTAAGTACTGCTGATATTATGACTAACGGCAGTCATACATCTTCTAGAAGAATTACTTATACTATGCCTGATGGGACTAAAAAATCTCAAAGTACATTTCCATTTAAATCAATACCTGATGGTGCTGTACTGGAATGTCATGAGGGAGAATATTATCCAAGCCATCAAGCTATAGATTTTTACCATCACTATAAAGAGGATATAGCATTATTTGCTGAAATGGGATTCAACTGTTTTAGATTATCTATAAACTGGGCAAGAATTTTTCCAAATGGTGATGATGAAGTACCTAATGAAAAAGGATTACAATTTTATGATAATGTATTTGATGAACTTTTAAAATATAATATTGAGCCAGTAGTTACTATTTCTCATTATGAAACTCCACTTGGATTAACAAATAAATATGGTGGATGGCTTGATCGTAAGGTAATTGATTTCTATGTAAGATACTGTGAAACTATATTTAATAGATATAAAAACAAGGTAAAATACTGGATGACTTTTAATGAAATTAATATAATTGATTTTATGCCTACTTTCGGTGCGGGACTTATTAAGGATGATGCTAAGTCAAAAGCACAGGCAGTTTATCATCAATTTTTAGCAAGTGCAAAGGTTGTTAAATTGGGACACAAAATTAATCCTGATTTTCAAATTGGTATGATGACTGCTTATGGATCAACATATGCTCTTACATGTAATCCAGAAGATGAATTAAAATTAATGAAAGCTGATCAGGAGAGACATTTCTTCTCTGATGTTCAGTGCAGAGGATTTTATCCTCAATATAAATTAAAAGAATATGAGAGACTAGGAATAAAACTTGAAAAACAAGATGGTGATGATGAATTACTTAGAACAGGTACAGTAGATTATATTGGTTTTTCATATTATTCAAGTTCAGTTGTTACTACAGATAAATCTAAAACTGTAACAGATGGAAACATGTCTACTTCAGTTTTAAATCCTTACTTAAAGGCAACAGATTGGGGATGGCAAATTGACCCTGTTGGTTTAAGACTTGCACTAAATAGACTTCAAGAAAGATATAATTTACCTTTATTTGTTGTTGAAAATGGTATGGGAGCTCTTGATAAGGTAGAAGAAGATGGATCTATTCACGATGATTATCGTATTGATTATTTAGCTAAACATATTGAAGCAATGAAAAAAGCTGTTGAAGAAGATGGTGTAGATTTAATGGGATACACTCCATGGGGATGTATCGATCTTGTTTCAGCTGGTACTGGAGAAATGAGAAAACGTTATGGATTTATTTATGTAGATAAAAATGATGACGGTAATGGACCACTTACAAGAAGCAGAAAAGATTCTTTCTACTGGTATAAAAAAGTAATAGAGACAAACGGAGAAAATTTAGAATATTAA
- a CDS encoding MurR/RpiR family transcriptional regulator: MLIMNKLESTDSLSKSEEILANYILREKENIEKLSTKDLANATYTSPSTVIRLSKKLGFSGWNELKEKYLEELKYLNEHFSKINSNIPFEAHDTFMNIASKIGHLASDSIEDTLSLLKNDDMKKAVTLLHKAQIINVYGISNSLLMAYDFKYKMLRINRRVEIEGLSGEQTVVASNSSPNDCAILISYSGESKEVLGIAKILKQRKTPMIVLTSVGENDLRNFADCTFSITSREKLYSKIGTYSSNTSIHLILDILYSCIFKLDYDYNLEYKTTVSQNIDDRFSTSSLLKEK; this comes from the coding sequence ATGCTTATTATGAATAAACTGGAATCCACAGATTCCCTTTCTAAATCAGAAGAAATTCTTGCAAACTATATTCTTCGTGAAAAAGAAAACATAGAAAAATTATCTACAAAGGACTTAGCAAATGCAACTTATACTTCTCCGTCTACAGTAATTCGTTTGTCTAAAAAGCTTGGCTTCAGCGGTTGGAATGAATTAAAGGAAAAGTACCTTGAAGAGCTTAAATATTTAAATGAACATTTTTCTAAAATTAATTCTAATATTCCCTTTGAAGCTCACGATACTTTTATGAATATAGCTTCAAAAATCGGTCACCTTGCCTCAGACAGCATTGAGGATACACTGTCACTTTTAAAAAATGATGACATGAAAAAAGCTGTTACCTTATTACACAAAGCACAAATAATTAATGTATATGGCATCAGCAATTCACTGCTTATGGCTTATGATTTTAAGTACAAAATGCTGCGTATTAACCGCCGTGTTGAAATTGAAGGTTTGTCTGGTGAGCAAACAGTTGTTGCTTCAAACTCTTCACCTAATGATTGCGCTATACTGATTTCATATTCAGGCGAATCAAAAGAAGTCCTCGGAATTGCAAAAATACTAAAGCAGAGAAAGACACCAATGATTGTGCTCACAAGCGTTGGTGAAAATGATTTGAGAAACTTTGCTGATTGTACTTTTTCTATAACTTCACGTGAAAAACTTTATTCCAAAATTGGCACATATTCAAGTAATACTTCTATTCATTTGATTTTGGATATTTTATATTCATGCATATTTAAACTTGATTATGATTACAATTTGGAGTACAAAACAACTGTATCCCAAAATATAGATGATAGATTTTCAACCAGTTCTTTACTTAAGGAAAAATAA
- a CDS encoding ketose-bisphosphate aldolase encodes MLMNMKDLLTVAKEHKFAVPAFNTSSNMILRGVMEACKEKKAPVIIAIHPDELSFVEDSFIASVKEEAAKTDVPVVIHLDHGGTFEQVLRAIRCGFTSVMIDASRLSFEENIAITQKVVSVAHPLNISVEAELGTIGTTGNGAEEGADKIIYTDPAKAKEFVERTGADTLAIAIGTCHGIYPKNMKPKLRLDLLETIRDTVDIPLVLHGGSANSDDEIEKSAKLGISKINISSDIKDAFYRKCREILTKDQDAREPNAIYPPCIEAMKEVVYHKIDLFDDADKVKYYYNK; translated from the coding sequence ATGTTAATGAATATGAAGGACTTATTAACTGTAGCAAAGGAACATAAATTTGCAGTACCAGCTTTCAACACAAGCAGTAACATGATTTTAAGAGGAGTTATGGAAGCTTGCAAAGAAAAGAAGGCTCCAGTTATCATAGCAATACACCCAGATGAATTATCATTCGTAGAAGATAGTTTTATAGCAAGTGTAAAGGAAGAAGCTGCAAAAACTGATGTGCCTGTAGTTATTCATCTAGATCACGGCGGGACTTTTGAACAAGTACTAAGAGCAATAAGATGTGGATTTACTTCAGTAATGATTGATGCATCACGTTTATCCTTTGAAGAAAATATTGCAATAACACAAAAAGTAGTTTCAGTAGCACATCCACTTAATATATCAGTTGAAGCAGAACTTGGTACTATAGGAACAACAGGTAATGGAGCAGAAGAAGGCGCTGATAAAATAATATATACAGACCCAGCTAAAGCTAAAGAGTTTGTTGAAAGAACAGGAGCAGATACCCTTGCAATTGCTATCGGAACATGTCATGGAATCTATCCAAAAAATATGAAACCAAAATTGAGATTAGATTTACTAGAAACTATAAGAGATACTGTAGACATTCCACTAGTATTACATGGCGGATCAGCTAACTCAGATGACGAAATTGAAAAATCAGCAAAACTTGGAATATCCAAAATAAATATTTCTAGCGATATAAAAGATGCTTTCTATAGAAAATGTCGTGAAATATTAACTAAAGATCAAGATGCTCGTGAGCCAAATGCTATTTACCCACCATGCATAGAAGCAATGAAAGAAGTTGTTTATCATAAAATAGACTTATTTGATGATGCTGACAAGGTTAAATATTACTACAATAAATAA